One Anthonomus grandis grandis chromosome 12, icAntGran1.3, whole genome shotgun sequence DNA window includes the following coding sequences:
- the LOC126743283 gene encoding uncharacterized protein LOC126743283, with the protein MTLTKRSAERLRATQRAMERAMLGTSLRDHIRNDEIRRRTKVTDVMRRVAELKWRWAGHVARQDPSRWTNKMMQLCKMSQEPQKEMRDDIQRIAGRNWLQTALDRQT; encoded by the coding sequence ATGACACTGACAAAGAGGAGCGCAGAAAGACTCAGAGCAACCCAGAGAGCCATGGAGCGCGCCATGCTGGGAACTAGCTTAAGAGACCACATTAGAAACGATGAGATTCGAAGAAGGACAAAGGTAACGGATGTTATGAGAAGAGTAGCCGAACTAAAATGGAGATGGGCAGGTCACGTTGCAAGGCAAGACCCATCTAGATGGACTAACAAAATGATGCAATTGTGCAAAATGAGCCAAGAGCCACAAAAAGAAATGCGGGACGACATCCAACGAATAGCAGGGAGAAACTGGCTCCAAACTGCCCTAGATAGACAAACATAG